TCACGGATGCACCATGAATTAAACGGATCCTGCCGGCAAGATCCAGTGCTGTATAGGAAGCAAACATTGCCACCAGCAACGAGAGCAAAACAAGGTAGACGTTATAAGTTCCGTGAATCAACACCGTCCTCCAAGGGAGAGAACAACAAATAAAGTTTTCGCCTTGTTATTACATCGATCTTTGCCGATAAGTCGATACCTCAAAACGGGAAGAATCGCATTTCGCCTAACTTTTCATTACCGCCACTTCCCAAAATGGGAATTTTCTCATCTCGGTTATTGCCTCCGTGAACAAACCGATACCTCCCTCAATGCACGACCGATACGCTTTGTTCACTTTCAGCTAATTGTGTGATCCGCGTCCTGCTTGTCACAAGAATGACCAGCGCAACGATGGGGGTCAAAGATAGTAACGTCACAATGGAGGAAGCCCCGAGCACTCCAATCGCCGTTGCGATTAACGATCCTGCTCCCGCCTGTAAAAATCCAAGCAATGCCGAGGCACTGCCTGCTTCTCGCGAGAAAGGAGCCATTCCAAGAGCAGCCGCGTTGGGATACGTCAATCCAATGGAGAAGAGGAAGAAGAAGAAGAGAACCATCATTCCCGGCAGCCCAAGCAAGTGGGCCCTTGTACCGGTGAATAACACCACTCCCATCAGGACCTGAAACAGCAGAGCGTAAAAGAAAATCTGCTGACTGCTGAATCTGTTCAACAGAAAGACATTCACCTGGTTTCCGCCAATAAAGCCCATAACCAGGACAGCGAACACCAGACCGAACATCTTTGTGCCCAAGTGATACTTTTCCATGAACAAGATCGGCGATCCGGAGACGAAGGCGAACAAGCCGGCGAATGAGAACGCTCCCGCCATCGCGTATGTGTAGAACTGCGGCTGCTTCAGGATCGACCAGAAGACATCAAGAATAGGTCCAGGCTTCAGCGAAACTGAAGAATCGGGCACATGCCCCTCCGGCAGCAATGCAAATATGAGAATCAGCGTAACCAAGGCATAAATTCCAAGAATGGCAAATATCCAACGCCAACCTAAACTGGAAGCCAGCAGACTGCCGATGCTCGAGGCTAGCAGAGGAGAAATGCCGATGATAAGAAACAGAAGCGAAAATATGCGCGCACTCTCTTTCGCATGGAAGAAGTCACGCACCATGGCCAGCGCTGCAACCTGAGCCGCACATCCTCCAATCGCCTGCAGAAATCGCAACACAATCAGAGCCTGGATGTCCTGAGCCAAGGCACATCCGGAAGAAGCCACAATGTAAACGATCAATCCGACATAGAGTGGCCGCTTTCTGCCAAAACGATCGAGCAGCGGTCCATACAAGATCTGTCCGAAGGCAAATCCGATGAAATAACTCGACAACGAAAGTGCAATGACCGAGGTTGTTGTCTTCAGATCGGCCGCGACCTGCGAGAACGCTGGCAGATACATATCGATCGCAAATGGAGTAATTACGCTGAGCAAACCAAGCAAACAAATGATGCGCGAATGCTCACGGTAGGGAGACTTCATATTCTATTTTCCTGAATTCGAGCTGACTATCG
This portion of the Edaphobacter sp. 4G125 genome encodes:
- a CDS encoding multidrug effflux MFS transporter, translating into MKSPYREHSRIICLLGLLSVITPFAIDMYLPAFSQVAADLKTTTSVIALSLSSYFIGFAFGQILYGPLLDRFGRKRPLYVGLIVYIVASSGCALAQDIQALIVLRFLQAIGGCAAQVAALAMVRDFFHAKESARIFSLLFLIIGISPLLASSIGSLLASSLGWRWIFAILGIYALVTLILIFALLPEGHVPDSSVSLKPGPILDVFWSILKQPQFYTYAMAGAFSFAGLFAFVSGSPILFMEKYHLGTKMFGLVFAVLVMGFIGGNQVNVFLLNRFSSQQIFFYALLFQVLMGVVLFTGTRAHLLGLPGMMVLFFFFLFSIGLTYPNAAALGMAPFSREAGSASALLGFLQAGAGSLIATAIGVLGASSIVTLLSLTPIVALVILVTSRTRITQLAESEQSVSVVH